In one Pseudomonas sp. Bout1 genomic region, the following are encoded:
- a CDS encoding PilN domain-containing protein produces MNRYLSAPMAHLQRLAEPLTRRWRGSLLNVGGQLWLKELRSCLPAWLSIHDIPEYRYHWPLTEPVAHPGGEVRQVLVLAQGAVLLQTLQLPLAAARNLSTVVGYELDRFTPFEAEQLYFVARQEQRTATQVRVTLVAILRERLDQILVECAALGLQPHAVDVNAMGIDLLPAPLRPRQRPAGKGLQRSLPWLCGALLIAAMLLWLNDRQRVLDVMHEQVQQQKAQVAEVQRLRQQLLNTRGAAQYLIRRKSAQPPLAALLNELTACLPADTWIDQLDVNNGAEVSFSGQSAKASALITRIKACHSLENAQFEGVIQPDAQTGKDQFSLRAHLHQEAADAPTTDTP; encoded by the coding sequence ATGAATCGATACCTTTCGGCGCCCATGGCGCACCTTCAACGGCTGGCAGAGCCGCTCACCCGGCGCTGGCGCGGCAGCTTGCTGAACGTGGGCGGGCAGCTGTGGCTCAAGGAGCTGCGTAGCTGCCTGCCGGCATGGCTATCGATCCACGACATCCCCGAGTACCGCTACCACTGGCCGTTGACCGAGCCGGTGGCACACCCTGGCGGTGAAGTGCGCCAGGTGCTGGTGCTTGCGCAGGGGGCGGTGCTGTTGCAAACCCTTCAACTGCCCCTGGCGGCTGCGCGCAACCTGTCGACGGTGGTGGGCTATGAGCTGGACCGCTTTACCCCGTTCGAGGCTGAACAGCTGTACTTCGTGGCCCGTCAGGAACAGCGCACGGCCACGCAGGTGCGGGTGACGCTGGTGGCGATTTTGCGTGAGCGCCTGGATCAGATACTCGTGGAATGTGCCGCCCTCGGCTTGCAGCCCCACGCGGTGGATGTGAACGCAATGGGCATCGATTTGCTGCCGGCTCCGTTGCGTCCACGCCAGCGCCCAGCCGGCAAGGGCTTGCAACGCAGCTTGCCGTGGCTGTGCGGCGCGTTGTTGATTGCGGCGATGTTGTTGTGGCTCAACGACCGCCAGCGGGTGCTCGACGTTATGCATGAGCAGGTCCAGCAGCAAAAAGCCCAGGTCGCCGAGGTCCAGCGCCTGCGCCAGCAACTGCTCAACACCCGGGGTGCCGCGCAATACCTGATCCGCCGCAAGTCGGCGCAACCACCGCTGGCTGCGCTGCTGAACGAGCTGACCGCGTGCCTGCCCGCCGACACCTGGATCGACCAGTTGGACGTCAACAACGGCGCCGAGGTTTCCTTCTCCGGGCAGAGCGCCAAGGCGAGTGCACTGATCACCCGGATCAAGGCCTGCCACAGCCTGGAAAACGCCCAGTTCGAAGGGGTGATCCAACCCGACGCGCAAACCGGCAAGGATCAGTTTTCCCTGCGCGCCCACTTGCACCAGGAGGCCGCCGATGCGCCGACCACTGACACCCCGTGA
- the gspM gene encoding type II secretion system protein GspM, with the protein MRRPLTPRERRGAALLILALVLGSAYWLLIDSWFAGPLRAMGEQAEQLREQQQRYAGLLQQGASLREQLEQARQDPASSTSLLPGDDPSVVAADLMQRIADLISSRASLGGGCSLTQRMPITPEQDDTEPYRQVKVSLTLNCAIEPLSAILHELEYQRPFLFVDEISIRRGPNAPASGGAGKLVVHLLVRGYLQPAAATQARR; encoded by the coding sequence ATGCGCCGACCACTGACACCCCGTGAACGGCGCGGCGCGGCCTTGCTAATCCTGGCGCTGGTGCTCGGCAGCGCCTACTGGCTGCTGATCGACAGCTGGTTTGCCGGGCCATTGCGCGCCATGGGCGAGCAAGCCGAACAGCTGCGCGAACAACAGCAACGCTATGCCGGCCTGCTGCAGCAGGGTGCGTCCCTGCGCGAGCAACTGGAGCAAGCCCGCCAGGACCCGGCCAGCAGCACCAGCCTGCTGCCCGGTGATGACCCCAGCGTGGTGGCAGCGGACCTGATGCAGCGCATCGCCGACCTGATCAGCAGCCGTGCCAGCCTCGGCGGCGGCTGCAGCCTGACCCAGCGCATGCCCATCACCCCGGAGCAGGATGACACCGAGCCCTATCGCCAGGTGAAAGTCAGCCTGACCCTCAACTGCGCCATCGAACCCCTGAGCGCGATCCTGCATGAACTGGAGTACCAGCGGCCGTTCCTGTTCGTGGACGAAATCAGCATCCGCCGCGGGCCGAATGCTCCCGCCAGCGGCGGCGCCGGAAAGCTGGTGGTGCACCTGCTGGTGCGCGGCTATCTGCAACCGGCTGCCGCCACGCAGGCCCGCCGATGA
- a CDS encoding type II secretion system minor pseudopilin GspK, whose translation MKRQRGVALLLVLWVLALLSLLLGGLAGWVQLESRQALWHRQHTQALLAAEAGVALAMRALADPLQRKQWIADGREMPLVFDDAQLRVSLHSERGKLYLNSAEATDFARLALACGATQAQASRLAKDLEARRNEGLAPFRVVEEVRQLPGMTQALYRRLAPEISLWSGLDRPDPAFASPLMRRALNLPRQSAVGADPGDVLVIDSRAQRPGGYHARLRTTVLLSSSEESAQPYRVLRWQE comes from the coding sequence ATGAAGCGCCAGCGCGGCGTAGCGCTGCTGCTGGTGCTGTGGGTGCTGGCGTTGCTCAGTCTGCTGCTGGGCGGTCTGGCCGGGTGGGTGCAGTTGGAAAGCCGCCAGGCCCTTTGGCATCGCCAGCACACCCAGGCGTTGCTGGCGGCAGAGGCGGGGGTGGCGCTGGCCATGCGGGCCCTGGCCGACCCGCTGCAACGCAAGCAATGGATCGCCGACGGCCGTGAAATGCCCTTGGTGTTTGACGATGCACAGTTACGCGTGAGCCTGCACAGCGAGCGCGGCAAGCTGTATTTGAACAGCGCTGAGGCGACCGACTTCGCCCGCCTGGCCCTGGCCTGCGGTGCGACCCAGGCCCAGGCCAGCCGGCTCGCCAAGGATTTGGAGGCACGGCGCAACGAAGGCCTGGCGCCGTTCCGGGTGGTGGAGGAAGTGCGGCAACTCCCCGGCATGACTCAGGCGCTGTACCGCCGGCTGGCCCCGGAAATCAGCTTGTGGAGTGGCCTGGACCGACCCGATCCCGCTTTCGCCAGCCCCTTGATGCGTCGCGCCTTGAACCTGCCCCGGCAAAGCGCGGTGGGCGCCGACCCGGGTGACGTGCTGGTGATCGACAGCCGCGCACAACGCCCCGGCGGTTACCACGCCCGGTTACGAACCACGGTGTTATTGAGCTCATCGGAGGAAAGCGCACAGCCTTATCGGGTGCTGCGTTGGCAAGAATGA